GCCGACGCCCACGCCGTGGACACCAGCTGGGAGACCGTGAGCCCGCTCGCCAGAATTCTGCTCTTCAGCGAGGCGATCTCCTCCGGCCCGACCAGCTCGTAGGTCACCGCCGGCACCGGGTCCTGCCAGATCAAGGGCTCCGACGGCACGAGCGGGCCGAGGTAGCGAGTGATCGGTCCCATGTCGCGGTGGGTCAACTTGAACCAGGCCTTGGCGAACGCGTCCGCGAGTTCGTCCGGGTGCTCATAGAACCTGCGCGAGATCGGTTCGTAGATCGGGTCCATCCGCAGCGACAGGTCCGTCGTGAGCATGACGGGCGTACGTCGCTTCGACGGGTCGTGCGGATCCGGGACGGTGCCGTGGGCAGCGGGGTCCGTCGGGATCCACTGCCACGCGCCGGCCGGGCTCTTGGTGAGCTCCCACTCGTATCGGAAGAGGGTCTCGAAGAAGCTGTTGTCCCACGTCGTCGGCGTGGGCGTCCACGCCCCCTCGAGGCCACTGGTGATGGCGTCGTCACCCATCCCTGTGCCGAAGCTGTTACGCCAGCCCAGGCCCATCTCCTGCAACGGCGCCGCCTCGGGCTCCGGCCCGACGTTCGCCGGGTCGCCGGCGCCGTGCGTCTTGCCGAACGTGTGGCCGCCGGCGATCAGCGCGACGGTCTCCTCGTCGTTCATGGCCATCCGGCGGAACGTCTCGCGGATGTCGCGCGCAGCGGCGAGCGGATCCGGCTTGCCGTTCGGGCCCTCCGGGTTGACGTAGATCAGGCCCATCTGGACGGCGGCGAGCGGGTTCGCCAGGTCGCGGTCGCCGCTGTAGCGCTTGTCCCCGAGCCAGCTGTCTTCGTTGCCCCAGTTGACCTCGGTGGGCTCCCAGACGTCCTCGCGGCCGCCGCCGAAGCCGTACGTCGTGAAGCCCATCGACTCCAGCGCGCAGTTGCCCGCGAAGACCATAAGGTCGGCCCAGGAGATCTTGCGGCCGTACTTCTGCTTGACCGGCCAGAGCACCCGGCGTGCCTTGTCGAGGTTTCCGTTGTCCGGCCAGCTGTTGAGCGGGGCGAAGCGCTGCTCCCCGGAACCCGCGCCGCCGCGGCCGTCGTTGATGCGGTACGTCCCCGCGCTGTGCCACGCCATCCGGATGAACAGCGGGCCGTAGTGGCCGTAGTCGGCCGGCCACCACTCCTGCGAGGTCGTCATGACGGCCTCGATGTCCTTCTTGACCTCGGCCAGGTCGAGGGTCTTGAACTCCTCGGCGTAGTCGAAGTCCTCGCCCATCGGGTTGCCCGCGGGGGGGTTCTGGTGCAGCACCTTCAGATCCAGCTGGTTCGGCCACCAGTCACGGTTGGACCGGGTCTCCGCCGCCTGCCTGGCGGAGCCGTTGCTCTCCTCGGCCATCCTGTCCTTCTCCTTCGGTTTCAGCGCGGGCTGTTGCGTCCCTGTGCGGTGGTTCGACGTTGGTTCATGCTGGTGATTTGGCGGTGCACTCCGGGCAGCGGCCCCAGTAGACGACCTCCGCCTCGTCGATCTCGTACCCCAAGGCGT
This genomic window from Actinomycetes bacterium contains:
- the katG gene encoding catalase/peroxidase HPI, which encodes MAEESNGSARQAAETRSNRDWWPNQLDLKVLHQNPPAGNPMGEDFDYAEEFKTLDLAEVKKDIEAVMTTSQEWWPADYGHYGPLFIRMAWHSAGTYRINDGRGGAGSGEQRFAPLNSWPDNGNLDKARRVLWPVKQKYGRKISWADLMVFAGNCALESMGFTTYGFGGGREDVWEPTEVNWGNEDSWLGDKRYSGDRDLANPLAAVQMGLIYVNPEGPNGKPDPLAAARDIRETFRRMAMNDEETVALIAGGHTFGKTHGAGDPANVGPEPEAAPLQEMGLGWRNSFGTGMGDDAITSGLEGAWTPTPTTWDNSFFETLFRYEWELTKSPAGAWQWIPTDPAAHGTVPDPHDPSKRRTPVMLTTDLSLRMDPIYEPISRRFYEHPDELADAFAKAWFKLTHRDMGPITRYLGPLVPSEPLIWQDPVPAVTYELVGPEEIASLKSRILASGLTVSQLVSTAWASASTFRGTDKRGGANGARIRLAPQNDWEVNNPAQLAQVLRTLEAVQREFNSAHAGGKQVSLADVIVLGGCAAVEQAARSAGYDVQVPFTPGRTDAAQEQTDVESFAVLEPTADGFRNYLGKGHSRPAEHLLVDRAELLTLTAPELTVLIGGLRALNANYDGSDLGVLTTRPGTLTNDFFVNLLDMGTTWEPTDDSEETFVGKDRVNGQARWRGSRVDLVFGSNSQLRAIAEVYACADSQEKFVHDFVAAWSKVMDLDRFDVA